One Gammaproteobacteria bacterium DNA segment encodes these proteins:
- a CDS encoding ABC transporter substrate-binding protein: protein MFKRCLLAAAMAFTAGAAQAAISGGVVKIGVLNDQSGTYADLSGPGSVLAARMAVEDFGAAKKGMKVEVVAADHQNKPDVGSNVARQWYDVDGVDVIVDVPTSSVALAVNQITRDKNKVFLDSGAGSSDLTGKSCSPNTVHWTFDTWALANGTGSAVVRTGGTTWFFLTADYAFGQALERDTEAVILKNGGKVLGKVRHPFPNSDFSSFLLQAQASKAKIIGLANAGSDTVNAIKQGAEFGITQGGQQFAGLLVFISDVHALGLDKAQGLVLTESFYWDQTDGTRAWSKRFFDKHKRMPTMVQAGVYSSVLHYLKAVDALKSDSDGAKVVAKMKELPTDDPLFGKGSIRQDGRKIHPMYLYEVKKPSESKGPWDYYKVRATIPAEQAFRPLKEGGCELVK, encoded by the coding sequence ATGTTCAAGCGATGTTTATTAGCCGCGGCAATGGCGTTCACCGCCGGTGCTGCACAAGCGGCGATCTCAGGGGGTGTCGTCAAAATCGGCGTACTCAACGATCAATCGGGCACCTACGCTGATCTGTCCGGGCCGGGATCGGTACTGGCGGCGCGCATGGCAGTCGAAGATTTCGGTGCGGCCAAGAAAGGCATGAAAGTGGAAGTTGTCGCCGCCGATCATCAAAACAAACCCGATGTCGGCTCGAACGTCGCCCGTCAGTGGTACGACGTCGACGGCGTCGATGTGATCGTCGATGTGCCGACGTCATCGGTGGCATTAGCGGTCAACCAAATCACGCGCGACAAGAACAAAGTCTTTCTCGATTCCGGCGCCGGTAGCTCCGATCTCACCGGCAAGTCGTGCTCGCCGAACACGGTGCACTGGACTTTCGACACTTGGGCACTGGCGAACGGCACCGGCTCGGCAGTCGTTCGCACCGGCGGCACTACCTGGTTCTTCTTGACCGCTGACTACGCCTTTGGCCAAGCGCTCGAGCGCGACACCGAAGCCGTGATCCTCAAGAACGGCGGCAAAGTCCTCGGCAAAGTCCGCCATCCCTTCCCCAATTCCGATTTCTCCTCGTTCTTGCTGCAAGCACAAGCGTCGAAGGCCAAGATCATCGGCCTCGCCAACGCCGGCAGCGACACGGTCAACGCGATCAAGCAGGGCGCCGAGTTCGGCATCACCCAAGGCGGTCAGCAATTCGCCGGTCTGCTGGTGTTTATCAGCGATGTGCATGCGCTCGGTCTCGATAAAGCGCAGGGTTTGGTGTTGACCGAGTCGTTCTATTGGGATCAAACCGACGGTACGCGTGCTTGGTCGAAGCGCTTCTTCGACAAGCACAAGCGCATGCCGACGATGGTACAGGCCGGCGTGTATTCATCGGTGTTGCATTACTTGAAAGCGGTCGACGCGTTGAAGTCCGACAGCGACGGCGCCAAGGTCGTCGCCAAGATGAAGGAGTTGCCGACCGACGATCCGCTGTTCGGCAAAGGCTCGATTCGCCAGGACGGCCGCAAGATTCACCCAATGTATTTATACGAGGTGAAGAAGCCGAGCGAGTCGAAGGGTCCGTGGGATTACTACAAAGTGCGCGCCACCATTCCGGCGGAGCAAGCGTTTCGACCGTTGAAAGAGGGTGGGTGCGAGCTGGTGAAGTAA